The proteins below come from a single Beutenbergia cavernae DSM 12333 genomic window:
- a CDS encoding dodecin family protein: MAGTVARITHISARSDSSFEDAVKVGVERASATLRNVTGAWVKEQKVELSDGAIVSWQVVLEVTFVLD, from the coding sequence GATCACGCACATCAGTGCACGGTCGGACTCGAGCTTCGAGGACGCGGTGAAGGTCGGCGTCGAGCGTGCGAGCGCGACGTTGCGCAACGTCACCGGGGCGTGGGTGAAGGAGCAGAAGGTCGAGCTCTCCGACGGCGCGATCGTGTCGTGGCAGGTCGTGCTCGAGGTGACGTTCGTCCTGGACTGA